In Pochonia chlamydosporia 170 chromosome 3, whole genome shotgun sequence, the following are encoded in one genomic region:
- a CDS encoding ubiquinone biosynthesis protein coq-4 (similar to Metarhizium acridum CQMa 102 XP_007813934.1) → MDLALRRTHPSSTARHAVRAIICASCAQSSSRQFSALNRPPPNYPGHVPLTKLERFGMAIGSSAMALINPYRADLIAQVGESTATPYFIYRLRDAMLADPTGRRILRLRPRITSKTLSMTHLRSLPENTVGRAYVGWLDREGVSPDTRSETRYIDDEECAYVMQRYRECHDFFHAITGLPIVREGEVALKAFEWANTLLPMPGLSMFAAATMKPQERQRFWSIYLPWALRNGSRSKEVINVFWEEQLDRDVGDLRRELGIEQPPDLRAIRKAAKAEKKRLEEIKSKGI, encoded by the exons ATGGACTTAGCCTTACGCCGGACGCACCCGTCTTCTACAGCTCGGCATGCTGTTCGCGCCATCATCTGCGCAAGCTGTGCACAATCCTCCTCCAGACAATTCTCAGCATTGAACAGACCACCACCCAACTATCCCGGCCACGTCCCTCTCACCAAGCTCGAACGATTCGGAATGGCAATTGGATCAAGCGCCATGGCATTGATCAATCCCTACCGCGCAG ACCTCATCGCACAAGTTGGCGAATCCACCGCAACGCCCTACTTCATCTACCGCCTCCGCGACGCCATGCTCGCCGACCCAACTGGCCGCCGtatcctccgcctccgcccCCGAATCACATCCAAAACTCTCTCCATGACCCATCTCCGGTCCCTCCCTGAAAACACAGTCGGCCGCGCCTACGTTGGCTGGCTTGACCGCGAGGGCGTCTCCCCAGATACCCGCTCCGAGACTCGCTACATTGACGACGAGGAGTGCGCGTACGTCATGCAGCGGTACCGCGAGTGCCACGACTTCTTCCACGCTATAACAGGTTTACCTATTGTTCGGGAGGGCGAGGTTGCTCTAAAGGCGTTTGAGTGGGCGAACACATTACTGCCCATGCCGGGACTGAGCATGTTTGCCgcggcgacgatgaagccACAGGAACGACAGCGGTTTTGGAGTATTTATCTGCCTTGGGCGCTGCGGAATGGGTCTAGGAGTAAGGAGGTGATTAATGTGTTTTGGgaggagcagctggacaGAGATGTGGGCGACTTGAGGAGGGAATTGGGCATTGAGCAGCCTCCTGACCTGAGGGCCATACGGAAAGCAGCAaaggccgagaagaagaggctggAAGAAATCAAGTCCAAAGGAATTTGA
- a CDS encoding beta-lactamase (similar to Colletotrichum graminicola M1.001 XP_008097095.1): MQAVQNGLITLDDDVRELVPDVNKIQLLRGFKEDEKPILEETNTPITLRMLLANTVGLPYDTNDTDILRWSKAIGRKEIHLNWTLSAITTAFIFPPGEGWVYGIANDWAALVLERVTGKSLGTYMQEQIFDPLGMHDTGFWPERLPQTQDRTVQSSFRKGASLTPFNIPLPKEHELESGGAGLFTTAHDYALFLKAFLGGMLLNEDTMDGMFKDQLDVVQRKMLQETVYKPDIQPAFAPEFPTGFPISSGIGGLINLEDIPGKRKAWSMEWTGALNSRWWVDRESGIAAVMVVNVMPHGDSVPGALYDELERAVYGELLS, translated from the exons ATGCAGGCCGTTCAAAATGGCCTGATTACATTAGACGACGACGTTCGCGAGCTCGTACCTGATGTCAACAAGATTCAGCTCCTACGAGGCTTCAAAGAGGATGAGAAGCCTATTTTGGAAGAGACAAACACGCCGATTACACTGCG CATGCTTCTCGCCAATACTGTAGGACTACCGTACGACACAAACGACACCGACATCTTGCGTTGGTCCAAAGCAATTGGTCGCAAGGAAATTCACCTCAACTGGACCTTGTccgccatcaccacagcATTCATCTTTCCTCCTGGTGAGGGATGGGTATACGGCATCGCCAACGACTGGGCAGCCCTGGTCTTGGAAAGGGTCACCGGGAAATCACTCGGTACATACATGCAGGAACAAATCTTCGATCCCCTGGGTATGCATGACACCGGATTTTGGCCAGAGAGGCTGCCCCAGACACAAGATAGAACCGTACAGTCGTCTTTCCGCAAAGGCGCTTCCTTAACACCGTTTAATATACCGCTACCGAAGGAACATGAGCTTGAAAGTGGCGGTGCTGGGCTATTCACCACGGCGCACGACTATGCTTTGTTCTTGAAAGCATTTCTTGGTGGGATGCTACTAAACGAAGATACCATGGATGGAATGTTCAAGGATCAACTAGATGTAGTTCAAAGAAAGATGCTTCAGGAAACGGTGTACAAGCCGGATATCCAACCTGCTTTTGCGCCCGAGTTCCCTACCGGGTTTCCGATCAGCTCTGGCATCGGTGGCTTGATTAATCTTGAGGATATCCCTGGGAAGCGGAAGGCTTGGTCTATGGAATGGACGGGCGCTTTGAATAGTCGTTGG TGGGTGGATCGCGAGTCGGGAATTGCGGCTGTGATGGTGGTCAACGTTATGCCTCATGGTGATTCTGTGCCTGGGGCACTGTAcgatgagctggagagggCGGTTTATGGAGAGTTGTTGAGCTGA
- a CDS encoding SET domain-containing protein (similar to Metarhizium acridum CQMa 102 XP_007813935.1), with protein METIERLLDWAANKGVIINGIGPTPLPGRGIGIVATRDLNPDEDILTVPVKILRTLHNTPKPIRQNLKDSTVHAILATSLCLETDPDFATWKAVFPTEHDINTLMPLNWPSELQKLLPLTAKSLLAKQRAKVDTDWALVSTAYPSISKHHFLYAWHLVNSRTFYHVTKTTEKLPKADHMVLQPVADLFNHSPNGCRVAFDDTFFTITTTTPVKRGDELFIRYGSHSNDFLLVEYGFTLPGSLNPWDEICLDDYLCPLFTKKQRMELEEIGFWGKYMLDSDTACYRTQTALRMLCCTYTQWRDVLDGVRDEDTDQEVVNEALVEVLERFDKDARRRLEELDGCAVGNADMRSALRDRWLQIQEMVAATIARLQ; from the exons ATGGAGACAATCGAGCGGTTACTCGACTGGGCCGCAAACAAAggcgtcatcatcaacgGAATTGGTCCAACACCACTCCCCGGCCGCGGTATAGGTATCGTAGCAACTCGAGATCTAAAT CCCGATGAAGACATTCTCACCGTCCCCGTCAAAATCCTCAGAACCCTACACAACACACCCAAACCCATCCGCCAAAATCTCAAAGACTCAACCGTCCACGCCATCCTCGCTACATCCCTCTGTCTAGAAACAGACCCCGACTTCGCAACATGGAAGGCCGTCTTCCCCACAGAAcacgacatcaacaccctcatGCCACTCAACTGGCCCTCCGAACTACAAAAACTCCTCCCCCTCACTGCAAAATCTCTCCTCGCCAAGCAAAGAGCCAAGGTCGACACAGACTGGGCCCTAGTATCAACAGCCTACCCGTCCATATCAAAACACCACTTCCTCTACGCGTGGCACCTCGTCAACAGCCGAACATTCTACCACGTTACCAAAACGACGGAAAAGCTACCCAAAGCAGACCACATGGTCCTCCAGCCCGTCGCCGATCTATTCAACCACTCCCCCAATGGGTGTAGAGTTGCCTTCGACGACACCTTCTTCACCATAACGACCACAACGCCCGTCAAGCGGGGCGACGAGTTATTTATCCGGTATGGCTCGCACTCGAATGACTTTTTGCTCGTGGAATATGGCTTCACGTTACCGGGGTCGTTGAATCCGTGGGATGAAATCTGCCTAGATGACTATCTGTGTCCGCTGTTCACTAAGAAACAGAggatggagctggaggagattgGATTCTGGGGCAAGTATATGCTCGATTCGGATACCGCGTGCTATAGGACACAGACGGCGTTGCGTATGCTGTGCTGTACGTATACCCAGTGGAGGGATGTGCTGGACGGGGTGAGGGACGAGGATACCGATCAGGAGGTTGTGAATGAGGCGTTGGTTGAGGTTTTGGAAAGGTTTGACAAGGATGCGCGGAGGAGACTTGAAGAATTGGATGGGTGTGCGGTTGGGAATGCGGATATGAGGAGTGCTTTGAGGGATAGATGGTTGCAGATACAGGAGATGGTTGCTGCGACTATAGCCCGTTTACAATAA
- a CDS encoding RRM domain-containing protein (similar to Metarhizium robertsii ARSEF 23 XP_007819934.1), whose product MAEADFEIDFYGDAGNEQHPDQQDGTHHNDGDYQGHDETNGGEEHTDGHGHDQDEHHEHTEEHIPQQGTKRKSEEDDRPVDSAATSAVMISDLNWWTTDDDIRGWLRKADCEDEIKDLTFSEHKVNGKSKGQVYVEFHSRQAATAAKRCVDQLATDGAASQKKLSTSYWNPAMNPFKTLPKDAPARTKEQQPRPTPSGSYNERGNYSGGYRGRGGFNRGNMNQNNYNNRNFNNNNMGYNNNNMGGGGFNGPMGGGNFGFNNRGNMMGGGMRGGPGGMRGNRGGGNMMGMNPMGGMPMGMPGNMGMMGMGGGMPGFQGMAPNFGGNFGFNQNQGGGGGGGDWGNPHGAKRPRPE is encoded by the exons ATGGCGGAAGCCGACTTTGAGATCGACTTTTACGGGGATGCTGGAAACGAGCAGCACCCCGACCAGCAAGACGGAACGCATCACAACGATGGCGACTACCAAGGGCATGACGAGACCAATGGAGGGGAGGAACACACCGACGGCCACGGCCATGATCAAGACGAACACCACGAACACACTGAAGAACATATCCCCCAGCAAGGGACAAAAAGGAAATCAGAGGAAGATGACCGACCAGTAGACTCGGCTGCTACCTCTGCGGTTATGATCTCAGATTTGAATTGGTGGACGACGGATGACGACATCCGAGGGTGGCTGCGAAAGGCAGATTGCGAAGACGAAATTAAGGACCTGACGTTTAGTGAACACAAGGTCAATGGAAAAAGCAAAGG ACAAGTATATGTCGAATTTCACAGTCgtcaagcagcaacagcagcaaaacgATGCGTCGATCAACTAGCGACCGATGGTGCGGCGTCACAGAAGAAACTATCGACCTCATATTGGAACCCAGCGATGAACCCTTTCAAAACCTTACCCAAGGACGCACCAGCACGAACAAAggagcaacagccaagacCTACGCCTTCAGGCTCATATAACGAACGTGGCAACTACAGTGGAGGATACCGCGGCCGCGGAGGCTTCAACCGTGGAAACATGAACCAGAATAACTATAACAACCGCAACTTTAACAACAACAATATGGGCTataacaataacaacatgggcggcggcggatTCAACGGACCCATGGGCGGTGGAAACTTTGGGTTCAATAATCGTGGCAACATGATGGGCGGCGGAATGCGCGGCGGCCCAGGCGGCATGAGAGGCAACCGCGGCGGTGGTAACATGATGGGAATGAACCCAATGGGCGGTATGCCCATGGGTATGCCTGGGAACATGGGCATGATGGGTATGGGAGGTGGCATGCCAG GTTTCCAGGGCATGGCACCCAACTTTGGGGGAAATTTCGGCTTTAATCAGAaccaaggaggaggcggaggcggcggtgatTGGGGCAATCCGCACGGAGCGAAGCGTCCTCGACCAGAGTGA
- a CDS encoding beta-lactamase (similar to Metarhizium acridum CQMa 102 XP_007813937.1), with product MITFFLPVLVGLPSVLATSGGHCPPTGPVLPQPAIPSNIDLFKLNSQFERIVHNASESFNTTENSFSVLLTTKNGTLYQYHHSAPVRDPAGVKKVDGDSVYRVCSVTKVFNVLTLLLNAGKLLDTPVTAYVPELEGNRVYEDVTLRMLTSQISGVPRRGYAFDRATTNPKTWEDGGFPVPDKKDLPPCDIIGGDVCSRAQFFENLKRNQLMWLPGDKVAYSDQAYILLGMVMQNITGKPFSQLLHDSITKPLDMPITGFTQPNHSKAVISLGAGRVLWDQSIGNFNATAGLFSTPNELGTFVRAIMNHKLLSAAKTRQWMHSAEFAGSFSMFVGAPWEIMRISNLTPDNRPIDIYTKSGSMPGWGAYIFILPDYDVGGVIAVSGDAADPASLKLLDMITTTVVPIVDGLARQQARKTYGGQYVAKCGDNACKNEKAASLELVVDNGPGLKIKSWVNNGKSIVKTLASSKGVKPEEVDLRLYPVGEDDRWRLGIETLLRKPDVARKPSDVCMNWFQVDSMRWATLPIDEFDFEIKGGRVAACSSPSGSCSHCSLAFGWKLLGTAVFSLVIRITSSPSTIQNRLVEVALAAGTKGLTCFAARVCDSHDHDARDTPTLVLTRRTRKECFGISDNDRKGDIVVEVYLAGAAVLNSGRLESRRSSLTLGSLVYIACTLPKKDLFVRSWLIGKIESTETIRQELVF from the exons ATGATTACTTTCTTTCTCCCCGTCCTTGTAGGACTCCCCTCTGTCCTCGCCACATCTGGAGGACATTGTCCACCAACAGGTCCAGTCCTCCCACAGCCGGCAATCCCCTCGAACATTGACCTTTTCAAACTAAACTCTCAATTCGAAAGAATTGTGCACAATGCATCCGAGTCGTTCAACACTACTGAAAACTCCTTCTCTGTGTTGCTCACAACCAAGAATGGCACCCTGTACCAGTACCACCATTCTGCTCCAGTGCGGGACCCAGCTGGTGTTAAGAAAGTAGATGGGGACAGCGTGTATCGAGTGTGCAGTGTGACTAAAGTCTTTAATGTCTTGACGCTGCTTTTGAATGCGGGTAAGCTGTTGGATACGCCTGTTACGGCGTATGTGCCCGAGTTGGAGGGCAATAGGGTGTATGAGGACGTGACGCTGCGGATGTTGACTAGTCAAATATCTGGGGTTCCGAGAAGAG GATATGCGTTCGACAGAGCTACCACCAACCCAAAGACCTGGGAGGACGGTGGCTTTCCAGTCCCGGATAAGAAGGACTTGCCGCCTTGTGATATCATCGGCGGAGATGTCTGCAGTCGTGCTC AATTCTTTGAGAATCTCAAAAGAAATCAGTTGATGTGGCTTCCCGGTGATAAAGTTGCCTATTCCGACCAGGCGTACATCCTCCTCGGAATGGTTATGCAGAATATCACAGGAAAGCCATTCTCTCAGCTTCTCCATGACAGTATTACGAAGCCACTCGACATGCCAATCACGGGATTCACTCAACCCAATCACTCGAAGGCTGTGATTTCCCTCGGAGCAGGACGAGTCCTCTGGGACCAAAGCATCGGAAACTTTAATGC AACTGCCGGCTTATTCTCTACTCCAAACGAGCTTGGGACATTTGTCCGTGCCATTATGAACCACAAGCTCTTGTCTGCCGCAAAAACAAGACAGTGGATGCACTCTGCTGAATTTGCCGGCTCATTTTCCATGTTTGTAGGCGCACCGTGGGAAATCATGCGCATTTCTAACCTCACGCCGGATAATCGCCCCATCGACATCTACACCAAGTCAGGTAGCATGCCTGGATGGGGTGCCTACATCTTCATTCTCCCCGATTACGATGTTGGCGGTGTGATTGCCGTTTCTGGCGATGCCGCGGACCCAGCTAGTCTGAAGTTGTTGGATATGATTACCACTACTGTCGTTCCTATCGTGGATGGTCTTGCTAGACAGCAGGCAAGGAAGACATACGGAGGTCAATACGTCGCAAAGTGCGGTGACAACGCATGCAAGAATGAGAAAGCCGCTAGTCTGGAGCTGGTTGTTGACAATGGTCCAGGGTTGAAGATAAAGTCGTGGGTGAACAATGGCAAGTCAATTGTCAAGACACTCGCCAGTTCCAAGGGTGTGAAGCCGGAAGAAGTTGATCTTCGATTGTACCcggttggtgaagatgacaGGTGGAGGTTGGGCATTGAGACGTTGCTGCGCAAGCCTGATGTTGCGAGGAAGCCGAGCGACGTGTGTATGAATTGGTTCCAGGTTGATTCGATGCGCTGGGCGACGCTGCCGattgatgagtttgacttTGAGATTAAGGGTGGGCGGGTTGCTGCG TGCTCGTCGCCTAGCGGCTCGTGCTCACATTGCAGCCTCGCTTTCGGTTGGAAGCTCCTTGGAACTGCCGTTTTCTCTCTTGTCATCCGAATCACTTCCTCGCCATCCACCATCCAAAACCGACTCGTAGAGGTGGCTTTAGCAGCTGGAACGAAGGGCTTGACCTGCTTCGCTGCTAGAGTGTGCGATTCTCACGACCACGACGCTCGCGACACGCCGACCTTGGTTCTTACTCGCCGAACCCGCAAGGAGTGCTTCGGGATCAGCGATAACGATCGCAAAGGGGACATCGTTGTCGAGGTCTATCTTGCGGGAGCTGCGGTGCTCAATTCTGGGCGGTTGGAATCTAGGAGAAGCTCGTTGACCCTCGGGTCTTTGGTCTACATTGCCTGTACCTTGCCGAAGAAGGACCTGTTCGTCCGCAGCTGGCTTATTGGGAAGATTGAAAGCACCGAGACTATAAGGCAGGAGCTTGTCTTCTGA
- a CDS encoding WD repeat protein (similar to Neosartorya fischeri NRRL 181 XP_001263760.1), which translates to MDTSDPGSNSDPPPPPQHHHPEPDEGSAGDSASWYYDLDDIQEDDGDGDYDSDYQDEPDEDEDEDDDFQDALPGDVEFELLVGDDDGPGEEEEEEDDDDDDDDDDQDPVRRIMALFRGGRSGLLTRAQLMELFRNRDLTNLLLSDNADEEGFLSHFGIRRRRQPKDPNRFPKVPSEEGLKLMRAGAFGANDYDLHTRKHLARRMLERELGVGDREERRRNSDLVTQAMIPGTRAEQIIHYDDPVYSGQFSDDGNFFYSCSQDFRVRMYDTSNPYNWKHYKTVSYPWGQWTLTDASLSPDNRWLAYTSIQSMVSIAPTDPNDTGDPYTLDLDDGNGRPTQYGWRNRGGFGIWSIRFSGDGRELVAGTSSNSLVVYDIESRQVLHHIDGHDDHVNAVCFADKSSPHILYSGSDDATIKVWDRRSMGDGREAGAFVGHIEGLTYIDSKGDGRYILSNGKDQSMKLWDLRMVMSTNRFREVDPTRHSNTSGFDYRREAYDDEDWDVHPHDNSVVTFRGHRVLRTLIRCHFSPPSATNSRYVYSGSADGKVYIWNMDATLGGKIDVKKATMGTRRVDRHTRLYFEEPTGWGTCVRDASWHPSAPMIVASAWNGYSMARGTCTLHSFNESSEDEGEPDMRRSVDAMLNPNPEVYEMSNF; encoded by the exons ATGGACACTTCGGACCCCGGTAGTAATTCCGATCCcccaccgccgccgcagcatcatcaccctgAGCCAGACGAAGGCAGTGCCGGAGATTCTGCCAGCTGGTACTATGATTTAGATGATATCCAAGAGGATGACGGCGATGGTGACTATGACTCAGACTACCAAGATGAGccagatgaagatgaggatgaagacgatgactTCCAAG ATGCATTACCCGGCGATGTAGAGTTTGAActtcttgttggtgatgacgatggcccaggtgaagaggaggaggaagaggatgacgatgacgatgacgatgatgatgaccaGGATCCAGTACGACGCATCATGGCACTATTCAGAG GCGGAAGATCTGGGTTATTAACGCGGGCTCAACTCATGGAACTGTTTCGGAATCGCGACCTCACGAATCTCCTTCTCAGCGACAACGCTGATGAGGAAGGTTTCCTAAGTCACTTTGGGATTCGTAGACGGCGCCAACCCAAAGATCCTAATCGGTTCCCAAAAGTACCCAGTGAAGAAGGCTTAAAGCTCATGCGTGCTGGTGCTTTTGGTGCCAACGACTATGATTTGCATACGCGAAAGCACCTTGCCCGCCGCATGTTGGAACGCGAACTAGGTGTTGGAGACCGCGAGGAGAGAAGGCGGAATAGCGATTTAGTAACGCAG GCAATGATACCGGGAACAAGAGCAGAGCAAATTATCCACTATGACGACCCGGTGTACTCTGGGCAATTTTCCGACGACGGCAACTTCTTCTACTCATGTTCTCAGGATTTCAGAGTACGCATGTACGACACGTCTAATCCCTACAACTGGAAACATTACAAGACTGTTTCCTATCCGTGGGGCCAATGGACATTAACAGATGCATCGCTGAGTCCGGATAATCGCTGGCTGGCATATACATCAATCCAGAGTATGGTCTCAATAGCTCCCACTGACCCAAATGATACCGGCGACCCTTACaccttggacttggatgaCGGTAATGGTAGGCCAACCCAATATGGCTGGAGGAACCGCGGGGGATTCGGTATTTGGTCCATTCGATTCTCGGGCGACGGACGAGAGCTCGTCGCCGGTACCAGCTCCAACTCGCTCGTGGTATATGATATCGAGTCACGTCAAGTTCTGCATCACATTGATGGTCATGACGATCATGTCAATGCGGTTTGCTTTGCAGACAAATCATCGCCGCACATTCTCTACTCTGGATCCGATGATGCAACCATCAAAGTATGGGACCGAAGGAGCATGGGAGACGGACGAGAGGCAGGCGCCTTTGTTGGGCACATTGAGGGCTTAACTTACATTGACAGTAAAGGCGATGGGCGATATATTCTGAGCAACGGCAAGGACCAAAGCATGAAGCTGTGGGACCTGCGAATGGTCATGTCGACTAACCGATTCCGTGAAGTCGACCCAACCCGACACAGTAACACCAGTGGTTTCGATTATCGAAGAGAAGCATATGACGATGAAGACTGGGATGTGCACCCTCACGATAACTCTGTCGTGACCTTCAGAGGCCATCGAGTCTTGCGAACCCTGATCAGATGCCATTTCTCACCGCCGTCAGCCACCAACTCACGATATGTGTACTCGGGCAGCGCCGACGGGAAGGTATACATTTGGAACATGGACGCGACTCTTGGAGGAAAGATTGATGTTAAGAAAGCGACCATGGGAACACGCCGAGTAGATCGTCATACCCGACTGTACTTTGAAGAACCTACGGGCTGGGGCACTTGTGTCCGCGACGCAAGTTGGCATCCCAGTGCTCCCATGATTGTCG CTTCTGCTTGGAATGGTTATAGCATGGCCAGGGGTACGTGTACTCTGCATTCATTTAATGAATCCTCTGAGGATGAGGGAGAGCCTGACATGCGACGGAGTGtggatgccatgttgaatCCGAATCCGGAGGTGTATGAGATGTCAAACTTTTAG